The following DNA comes from Mucilaginibacter jinjuensis.
GTGTTGGCACTGTTACAGCCATTACCATTAACCGCACGCAGGTAATAAGTTGTATTAGCATTTATAACAGGTGTGGTAAAGTTTGCACCTGTAGCTACCTGGTGGGTAAGCCCTGCATCATCAAACCATTGGTAAGTAATACCTGGTTGTGGTGATGCTACTGCCAATGCTGCTGTACTGCCCATACAAACCGGCATATTTGCTGTTACCAGGGTTGGATCGGCAGGTAAACCATTAACTGTTACCGCTGCTGTTGTACGTGCAGATGGGTTACAGCTTGTCGGGTTAACAGCTTCTACATAATAAGTTGTGTTGACTGTTAATTGTGGCGTGGTATAGGCAGAGCCTGTAAATATCGGGCTGCCGCCTGTTGATGCGGTGTACCAATTGTAAGTAGTAGCCGGATCAGGGTTAAGGACGTGTATAGTTGTTGTGCTATTTTGACAGGCAGTTAAATCAGCAGCATTTACCTGTGGTGCTGTTGCCGTTGTATTGCTGATAGTAACCTGCACCGCAGTACGTGTGGCCGATGGGCATGATCCGGTACTGGTTACTGCTTCAACATAAAATGTTGTGTTAGCAGTCAGTGGATCTGTAGTATAAGTTGCCCCTGTAAATATCGGCGTACCGCCAGTTGCCGCAGTGTACCAGTTGAAGATCACGTTTGCGGTTGTGCTTGTAGCTGTAAGTACAGTACTTCTACCCGAGCATACCGATGGCGTAGTTGAGCCACCCTGAGCTGTTACTACAGGTGCAACCGGTAATTGATTAACATCGATAGTAACTGCTGTACGGGTATCAGAAGTACAACCTGTAGAATTTACAGCTTCAGCATAATAAGTGATGCTGGTTGTAAGGTTGCCGGTTGTAAAGCTTGTACCTGTACCTACTGCACTGCCACCTGTAGCAGTGGTGTACCATTTATAAGTTAAATCTACCTGAGGGTTAGAAATATTAAGCGTAACCGGCGAACCTGCACAGCTTTCTACCGTAGCACCGTTGGCAACTACAGGAGCGCCCGGTGCAGGTGATATAGTTACCTGTGCGGTAGCTGCATTAGCACTGGTGCAACCGGTGGCGTTCATGGCAACTAAGTAATAAGTTGTGTTAGCTGTAATGGCACCTGTTACAAAAGGCTGGCCGGTAAATACTGGCGTAGTTAATGTTGGATTATTGTACCACAGATAAGTAATACCCGGTTGTGGTGAAGCTACCGCCAGTGTTGCATTACCACCCAAACAAACAGGTACAGTAGCATTAACCAGGGTTGGATCAGCAGGTAATCCGTTAACAGTAACTGTTACAGATGTACGGGTTGATGGGTTACAATTTCCGGCCTGTGCAGCTTCTACATAATAAGTTGTATTGGTTGATAATGCCGGTGTGTGGAATTCGGTACCGGTAAATAATAAAGTACCGTTTGTAGCTGCATCGTACCAGCGATATACTTCATTCGCTTGTGGGTTTACAATGCTCAACGTTGCAGATGCGCCAGAACATACGCTCAAACTACCAGAAGCTGATTGTATAGTCGGAGGTGTTGGCGGAGGTACAACGGTGATATCTGTTTGCGTACGGGTTGCACTGGTACAAGTTCCGTTGCTTGCTTCTACATAATAAGTGGCATCGGCAGTAACATTGTTCAATGTAAGCGTTGTACCTGTAAATACCGGTGTACCACCTGTTGCTACGGTATAGAAGTTATATTGAAGACCGGCTATTGGATTAACAACGCTGATGCTTGCACTTCCACCGGTACATACGGACGTTGCTGAGGCGCTTAATGTTGGTGCAGCAATTTGTCCGTTAGTGGTTACATTAACAGCTGTACGGCCACCATTATTAATACAGCCTGATGCGTTAGATGCCTCTACATAAAAAGTAGTATTGGCTAAAATGGGTTGTGTATTGTAGGATGTACCTTGCGCCAAAGCTGCACCACCTGTAGCAGCGGCATACCAACTGTAGGTAACACCTGCTTCAGGGCTTAACACTTGTAAGGTGGCAGATGCTCCAAGACATACACTCACATTGTTGGATACTACACCCGGTGCTAATGGACGAGGGTTAACTGTAATAGCACCCGGTGCCCTGGCTGGGCTGGTACAGGTACCATTAGCTAATTCGGCATAATAAGTAACTGATGAAATTGGCGATACGGTGTAAACCGGGCCTGTAAATACCAGGTTACCGCCAGTTAGTGCATCATACCAGTTCACTGTGTTAGTACCCGCATTGGTAACAGTTAAGGTTACCTGATCACCTGAACATGCCGGAGAACCTGTTACACTTACAATGGCGTTAACCGGAGATTGTGTAACGTTTACAGTTGCAGCAACGCGGTTAGGGTTAGGACAGTTATTGGCCGATCTTGCACTTTGTACATAATATGTAGTGGTTGTTGTTACATTGGTTGCTGTATAAGTATTACCGGTGTGTAGCAATGTACCACCTGTAGAAGCATCGTACCATTGGTAAATTACCCCTGCACGTGCATTGCTTACGGTAAATGTGGCATCGCTGCCCGAACAAGCATTAATGGTTGATGTTGCCAATTGTGGTTTTTCAACCTGCTTGCTGGCGTATAGTATATCAACAGAATTGTTTACACCAAGCAAAGCACTGTTTAAGGTAACTACTACCCTATCAAACGCAGCTTGTGGCGCAAAGCGAATTAAGGCTGATGTACCATTAGCTAATACTTGTAATTTAATCGCGTTATTATCGAGGAAAATAGCATCACCGTTATTGGTAGCACCGTTAAATGATGCAATGCTGATCCTGTTCAACAAGCCTGCTGAAATAATGGCAGCCGGGAAATTTAAGGCTACAGTAACAGAATCGCCTACGGTTCCGCTTTCACCAAATATTAAGGTTTGGGCAACATACGAACCGACTGCTCCCACAAGGATATGCAGGTGGCTCACATTGGTAAGATCATTATCTACCGCATTGTTCGGATTGTCAACTCCACAACCAGCACATAATGCACCACTGTTTACATCAAAAGTTTGTGATGATGCAAAATCGCAACTGGTAGAAAATACCGGTATAACATTTACAGTAGCCGCAGTACGTGTGCTACTTGGGCAACCACCTGTTGGGCTAATGCTCTCAGCATAATAGGTTGTAGTTGATGTTAAAGCTGGGGTAGTAAATGTAGCACCCGTTGCTATTGGTGTGCCACCTGTAGCGGCAGTATACCAGTTAAAGGTTGCACCCGAAGTTGTTGACGACGCTGTAAGCGTAGCAGTTTGACCGGATTGGATCTGGGCATTTGCCGGATTGATAGCTACAGTTGGCGCTACAGGTAGCGGGTTTACGGTAACATCTGCCTCGGCACGGGTTGGGCTAACGCAGGTACCGGCTACGGCTTCTACAAAATAACTTGTATTTGCTGTTAAAGCAGGCGTGGTAAATTGTGCACCTGTAAATACCGGCGTACCACCTGTTGCAGTAGTGTACCAGTTAAAGGTTACACCTTGTTGTGTTGAAGTTGCACTAAGCACAGCCGGCGAGCCAGAACATACAGCTACTGCATTTTGTGCCAATACCGGCACTGTAACTGTATTATTAACAGTAGCTGTTACCTGTGTACGTGGTGCCGGGCTTGGGCATGATCCTGCGCCGACAGCTTCAGCATAGTAAGAAGTAGTTGCAGTTAAAGCAGGAGTGGTAAATGAATTGCCTGTGCCTACCAGTGTACCGCCGGTTAAAGCATCGTACCAGTTAACTGTTACACCGCTTACAGGAGTTGCAGCAAAAGTAGCTGTACTGCCAGAGCAGATGGTAAAGTTATTGGTTGCCACCACCGGTGCTACAGGTATCGGGTTAACAGTTACAGTAACAGGTGTACGCACTGCTTGCGCGCAACCATCAGCTGTTCTGCTGGCTTCGGCATAATAAGTTGTATTGGCATTAAGAACCGGTGTGGTAAATACAAGGCCTGTTGCTATTGCTGTACCACCGGTTGCTGCTGTGTACCATTTTACGGTTGCATCACTGCTGGCGGTTGCCGTTAGTGTAGTTTGCGATCCGGCACAAATATTAGTACCTGTAGATGCGATGGTTGGCGCAGCTACCTCCTGCGTAGCATCATAAACATTTAATGAGCTTAACACTCCAACAGTAGAGTTATTCCTGATCTCTACCCTGTCGAAATCTGCTGTTGCAGCAAATGCTACTCTGAAAAGGTTTGTTCCGTTTAGTAAAGTAATATGTAATAGTGCGCCGTTTACATTAAAGCGGTCGTTATTGTATGTTGTACCATTATAGGTAGCGATGCTGATGTTAGAAAGTACGCTGATATTAGCCAACGAACCAGGGATACCTAATTCAACAACAACACTATCGGCGGCGTGGCCTGTAGCAGCAAAGCGAAGTGTTTGGCCTACGTAAGCACCAACCAAGCCAACGGTAGTATTTAATTGAGAGAAGGTGTTTCTATCGTTATCTACTGCACCGGCAGCATTGTTAACGCTACATCCTATACAAACCAGGCCGTTAACATCTGTGGTTTGCGCTATGGCAGCGTCGCAGGCAACCGGGTTAACACCGGTTTGGGTTACTACTACATTGGCAGGTGCCCTTGTTGCAGATACAGCGCCTGTTGCAGGTACGGTGGCTTCGGCATAAAAAGTGGTATTGGCAAACTCGGCAGGTGTGTTATAAGTTGCACCTGTAAAAATTGGTGTGCCGCCTGTTGCAGTTGTGTACCAGTTAAACACTGCACCCGGTGTGGTTGAAGATGCGGTGAATGTGGTAGTCTGGCCTGGGTTAATAGTTTGCGTTGGCGGTGTAACTGTAATATCAGGTATTACTATAGGGTTTACAGTTACGTTAACCGGGGTACGGGTTGGCGATACGCAACTGCCCGATGCACTCTCGGCATAATAAATTGCATTGTTTGTTAACGGAGGCGTAGTAAATGTACTGCCTGTAGCTACCGGCGTGCCGCCTGTTGCTGCAGTATACCAGTTAATAGTTGCATTGGTTGGCGGAGTTGCAACCAGTGTAGCAGTTTGTCCGCTGGTGATGGTTACGTTGTTTGCAGCCACCGTTGGTGCCGCAGGTGTATTATCAACCAATATAGATACCGGGAAACGTACCGGACTAACACAACCATTGCGCGAATATTCTACATAATACGTTGTGTTGGCGTTTAGCGCAGGAGTATTAAAGTTTGCGCCATTATTTACAACGGTGCCGCCGGTTGGGGCATCGTACCAGGTAAAGGTTCCGCTGGCTGGTGATGTTATATTTAATGTGGCCGAGCTGCCTTTACAAATCTCAGGACTAAGCGGGTTGATTACCGGCCGCTGGAATATTTGCTGCGCATAGTAAATTTGCAGGGTACTTATCAATCCGGCTACGCCAGAGTTTAACCGGATGGTTACCCTGTCATAAGCTCCTGTTGCGGGTATAGTCACAACATAACGACCAGTACCGCCGCCTAATAATCTCACCTTAATGAGTGAGTTATCTAAATTGTAAGTAGCTACCTGTGTTGCGCCGTTGTATACAATTACCTGTACTGAACTTGCAACCCCGGCAGTTAATAAATTAGCGTTTGATTGTAAGCCTAATTTAATGGTATCGCCTGCCAAACCTGGTTGTTGGAAAACCAGTTGCTGACCAGCATAGCCTCCAATCAAACCAGCTAAAACGCTAACTGTTGATGCGGTTGTGGTATCGGCATCGGCAGATAAAGCCGGGTTGGTAATGCTGCAACCAATACATAAACCATTAACATCCTGTGTTTGTACATTGGCAAAGCTACATGGTGTATTATTATTAATAGTAACGTTAATAGTAATTGCCGTTCTGTTAACAGATGTACAACCAGTACTGTTGCTACCACTCACGTAATAAGTAGTTGGCGCATACAGTAACGGTGTAGTGTAAGTATTGCCTGTAAATACAGGAGTAGCTGCAGTGGCCGATGTATACCAATTGTAATTTACGCCTGTTTGCGCATTGGTTACATTGATAGTTGCCGCCTGCCCCGCTGTTACCGTTGTATTATTGGCAGATAATGTTGGATCGGCCGGAAGTGGTGATACGGTAACATTTGCCTGCGCACGCGCTGTACTGCTGCAACCTGTGGCATTTACAGCCTCTACATAATAACTGGTATTGTTGTGTAAAGCCGGCGTGGTAAAGTTAGTACCTGTACCTAAAAGCGTTCCGCCTGTTGATGTGCCGTACCAGTTATAAGTTAAACCGGCAACGGGGTTATCAACCGCCAACACCGCATTTGCACCATCGCATATCATTGGGTTAGGTGTAGTAATTACCGGTGTGGCTGGTAAAGTGCTTATTGTTGCAGTTACCGGTGTACGCGCCGGGCTGGTACAAGTGCCGCCCGAAACGGCTTCGGCATAATAAGTTGTATTTGCGCTTAATGCAGGTGTAGTAAAACTATTACCAGTGGCTATTGGCGTTCCGCCAGTTGCCGCGGTATACCAATTTACGGTAACACCCGTAACAGCTGTTGCTGTAAATGTGGCTGTTTGGCCGGGGCAAATGGTTTGAGCATTGTTGGCAATAACTGGTGCTGTTGGTATTGTGTTTACTATTATGATTACTGGCGTACGGTCTGATGCATCGGTACAACCGGTACGGTTAGCCTGCACATAATAAGTAGTAGTTGAATTTAGTGGGCCGGCAGTAAAACTTGTACCTGTAGCTACCGGGCTACCGCCGGTTGCGGTAGTGTACCAGGTAAAAGTAGTATTTGGAACAGCTGTAACAGTTAACGCCGCCGAACCTCCTGTACAAAGCTGTACATTGTTTGTTACTATGTTATTAAATTTAACAATAGGCCTTGGGATAACCCGTTGTACTTCATACAAATTCATGGTTGATAGCACATTGGCTAACCCTCCCCCTAAGGTAACCTGCACCCTGTCGAAAGTGCTTGTTGGTGCAAAAGTTACCGTTTGCAAGCCAGTGGCCCCATCGAGCAGCCTCAGTGTTAATAATCCGCCGCTTAAACTTTGTGTATCGTTGTTACTTGTATTACCATTGAATGTGGTTACCGAGATATGGCTGGTTACCCCCGCATCAATTAACGCCTGCGGAAGTGATATGGTTAAGCGAACAGAATCGCCTATGGTAGATACGTTTGAAAAGATGGCTGTTTCTGTTGCAGCAGCCCCCGCCAAACCTATGCCGGCGTTCAATGTTGCTGCCGTGGCTGGGTTGCCATCTATCGCATTTTGCGGGTTTTGTACTCCGCCTATCCCTAAATTGCCAAGGCCGAGCAGGTTGGATGAGATCCCATCCAATTCATCAAATGCAGTGTTACAGGCAACCGCCCCGCTTACGGGGTAAAATGCCTCATATAAATAAATTGTGTTTAACGCACCGACTAAACCTCCGTTGAGTGTTACCCTTACCCTGTCGTACTGCTGCGTTGGCGTAAACGTTAATTCTGTCTGATTATTATTAGCCAGCAAGGTTATCAAACTACTGGCCGAAATGGGTGAACCAATTGCAGTGCCATTGTTGTATGCCTGCACGGTGATTGCACCCAAAGCCTGCACACTGAGCAAATTGTTGCCGCTCCCCAATTTGATGGATACCGGGGTATTTGCAGGCACTTTTGTAGTAGGTGCGCCGGGAAATAATAATTCTTCCCAGGTTGATGCTCCCACGCCAACGCCAACATTCAGCGTTGAAAAAGTTTGCAAATTACCATCGGCTGCGCTACCCGGATTGGTTACCGTACAACCGAGACAGAGTACACTTGAAGATCCGGTTTGTGTGGATGAAGCAAAGGTTCGCTGGGCGACCGCATTGCTTGTTATTCCTGTTAATAAGCAGATTATGAGCAGGAAGCACGAGGTGATAAAGGTAAAAACTTTCATAAGGCACGTCGGTGAAAAAATATTTATACATATCTACGACGTACTTTAAAATAGTGTTAGGAACACTTTATTCATGATATTCAGGAGCTGTTCATTTTAGTTATTTTAAGATTTTTAAATCCGGAACGTAATAAATTTCGTAGGCGATCAAACCATTGCAATTATGCTGCCTGTTTTTAAAATTATTGCACAAAAAAAGCCCGCAAAAAAGCGGGCTTTAACAAAATTATTGATCGATGATCAGGACATTATCTTCTCTCCTGCGGTGTAATAATTAAACAGGTAGCATTGTGGGTTAAAACTGGTAGAATGCAGGTATTTTTTAAACTTCATATAAGCAGCCCTGTTCAGATCAGACATTTTATTGAAATTCTCATACTCGAGATAATAAGACAGCGTATTGGCTTTAAGTAGCTTATAACCAGACTTCTCTGTGTTATTGATCATTTTTTCGATAACCCGCTTCAGATAGTCGATATCACTATGATATTGAAGTGCGTGGGCTGATAATAAATCAAGACAAGCCCGCATGTAAGGTGTATATTTAAGATGATCGACCTTATAATTTTTCTGTAGTTCGGTATAGATCTGAAGCCCCGTTTCAACATCACCGGCAGCAAAATAAGTATCAGCAAGCCCTATTTGAAGGAAGAAATGGTACGTTAAATTGTGTGTGCCCCCAACATTATTATAATGATTAAGCTGAGTAATAAACCTAATCATCTTCGATTTATTATTTGACAAAGACAGTGTGGTTAAAGCCAGCAGATACAAAACATTATTTGAGCCGATCGGGTTATTTTTTGCAGATGGCCCGTTAAACAAAAAGCGGGTGATTTGCACCAATGCCCTTTTAGGTATTACACCAAATTTAAAGTAACTGTAAATAGTTTCAACACAGTAAAGAGGATTGATCGGAAAGTCGACAAAAGCCTCGTCAGGGAATCTTCTTAATATTTTTATACGCTCTTCTAATGCCTCGCTGTTAAGCTGGATAATATAAACGATGGATAGACAGGTATTGATCCATATTTTTAAAGTTTCATTTAAATTGAGCGTTAAAAGCTCCTTTAATGCCTGTTCGTACTCAAGTGATACAAACTCGTACCCAAAAAAGTAATTGAATATGCCATTCTGATCGGCAAAGAATATTTCACCCACTTTGGCATCTGCAGGAAGCAGAAAATTTCTTTTAATAAGGCTGCTTAAAAATGTGAGCAGTATTGCCCTTTCGGAAGCATACAGGTCAATTTTATGCAGGTGGGTAAATATCTGGTATTGCTTATTTTTAACCCCATTAAATATGCACCATTTAAGTACCATAACCCTGTACTCTGGTATTATCGTATCCGATATTTTGAGGCATAACTCACTATTATAGTCGCCGCAATCATGCAATAATTGGGCGGCCATTACAGCTGCAAATAACCGTTTATTGGTAAATTCAATGTACTCATCGTACATGGCCTCTTTGCAACGATTTAACTCGCGCAAAAAGCCTATACTAATCAGGTCATTATATGCATCCCTGTAAGTTTTTAAATGATCGTAGATCTTTAGCTTGTCTATTAAAAATTTCCCGTCTTTAAATTGGCCGTTAGCTATCAGTATCCTAAGTAATAAAACCTTTTCAGTAGTAAATTTCCCTGCATAAATCTTATCAAATATATAAGATGAGATCACCTCATAAATCCTGAAATGATCCAGCTCATCTAAAAGGAAATCGGTATGGTTTTTCTGATAATAGTACTGGAAAAACAAAGGATAACTAAAAAATGCGGATACCTCTGGATGTAGCACATCAGGTATTTTTATAGCCGGGTTAATGCGCCTGCAAAGTTCTTTAATTTCATGAGTGCTGAATACCGGCACGTTTCTTTCCTCGTGCTCATCGCTCATAAAACCAATAAACCATTCATCCATGCGGTTATCAAGCAAAAGTCTCCGTTTGCAGGTAATCCATGAAGCCGAACGCATAGTTAATATCAACTTAAAACCAGGCCAGTCACTACTGATTGCTAAAAAATCAAGCAGCATACTAAATAACAAATCTAATTGCTCAGTCTTAAAAACATTGCCATCAAACTCATCTATTATCAGGTAAAAGTTATTGTGTCTTAACCCGTCGATATCTACTATCGTATCAAAACCATTACCTGCAGGTAAACCCATTAAAGCCAAAAGCCAGTCAGTTAAATTGATACCCGGCGAAAGCCCCATTAATACCTTGCTATTTAAAAAAAGCACAACATCAGTATTATGGGTAACCAGCATTTTGTTAAGGTGCGATTCGACCCATCGGCATAAACCAATTGTTTTACCATAGCCTGCCGGCGATGTTAAAATGGTTGCGCGGTACTCTCCTGCCAAAAAAACATCCAGATGCTCATTAATGCTTTCTCTTTCAATAGTTAAATTAAATGGGATTACTGATTTATTTTTTAACGCCTGGAGCGTATTGTGCGTAGTTTTACGCAAAACATCAAGTACATCACTTGTCTTCTCAACAGACTTTGCCTGGGGCTTAATCTGCTTTTTAGAATGTTCATCGCAAAAATAATCCCATGAAGAATAGCCGCAATATTCCGAAAGCAGGTTTAATGTATAAAGTGATGGTACAGAACTGCTTAATGCAAAACCATATATCCTTTTTATAGTGGTATCGCTTATTTGCTTTCTGGTTTGTTTAGAAATGTTAAGCGCTAACAGCTGACAATCAGAGGGGGTAATAATTGTTAATCCTGCTTTATCTAATACTTCTTGCTTCAACTGTTCGAAAACATAAGGCAATACAATTCGCATGGGCAATTATGGTGTTATAATCCCAAGATGTATCTTCTCACAATACAGTACCTGGAATAAGGTTTAATTCGGCTAACTGGTGTTATAAATATAGCAGTATTCTTATTACAATAACAATATAGTAGATTAAATTAGCAATTAATAAAATAAATTATTTTTTAAATTACTATTGGCGCTCTTATAGATTACAACTATAGTTAAAGAAAATAAATTTTCATTTGTTTTAAAACTGTTTAACAATTACTTTATGGGCTTGATCAACGAGGCTGAATGTGACCTCTTTTTTAACCTTCTGATCAATAAAAACTACCTGGTTGGGGTTACTTATCGAATACTTTTGATTGTCTACATCAACACTAATACGATAATTGTTTACCGGTAATGCCAGCTCAAATTCGCCAAATTCATTGGTAAGGGTGGTAAATGTTTGGTTTTTATCATCAACGGCAACCACTCTAAGGCCCTCTAAATTAGGTTTGCTTGTTGTATACTCTTGTTTAACCGGTGTTATCACTCCTTTTAACCAGCCACTACGCACCAAAGGGATCATCATTTTTTGATTATGCACAAGATCTACCGTTAGCTTTTGCGCCAGGTGCCAGCCGTTGCCGCGCACAACCGATAGCTCATACACCGCATTTTGCAGATTGCTGTATTTAACTACTCCGCTTTTATCACTAATGGTGGTTAGATCGCTGTTGTTTGTACTTTTTTCGGCCGCTATATTAATAACGAGGCCTTCAATTGCTTTATCATTGCTGTTGAAAATGCCGTCGTTATTTTCGTCATCAAAGAACTGTAATTGCAAGCTATGTGTGCCTGGCGTACTGGTTCTGATAAATTGCTTGCTTATCCCTACCCTGGTTTGCAGGTTGTAACTGTTTACGTAAGACGGGTAAGTATTATAAAAAACCTGACCAGAAAGCTGCCAGCCGCCTTTAACCCTGTAATATACCTGCCCATTTAAAGCATTATTCCGTTTAATGTTGTAGCTGGTAAAGTTGAGATAATCATTAGCCGAAACACTTAACTTGTTATTGAATGCCGTGAAATGAACATTGGGCCCGAATGAATAATTGTGATAGCGCTGCTTTTGGTTATTGTAGGTGGTAGCAATTTCTTCGGCCAGGTAGTACGGTGCGTTCTGAAGCAGCACACTCATGCCCCACCATTTGTTAAAGTAATTGGTATTGATGCGGAAGCCTGTATAATGCTGATTGGTAAGCTGCGGATTATCGCTTCGGGTATAACCAAAATCTGTTAGTGCCGTAAGTTGCTGGCCACGGCCTAATGCATAATTGATATCGAGACCAGTTCTGATTGATTTTGATGACAAAGGCCCGTTAACCTGGATATATTGCGTACTATAAGTTTGGTTAATATCCTGCTTATACCAATAAGGATGTAGAGTAATATTTAGTGCTCTGAAATTTAGGTTAAGCCCCAGCTCATACTTCAGCGTATTATTATAAAAGCCGGCGATGGTTAAGGTATCGATCAGATATTTAGGCGAATTTTTAATTAACTCGTAGTGCCCAAACAGAGTTGTTTTAGGTGTAAAATGATAGCCCAAAAAGTTATCTAACTGCGTAGTGCCGCGCTGTAAGCCACTGTAATAAGCCGAACTGTAATAATTGTTGAGACTAAGATCCCACCGGGTTGGCCTGTAACTGTAAACAAAACCACCGGCAACACCGTTGTGCGATTCGCCTGTTGATGGTTCCTGCTCGTTACTGTAACCTGCCTTAACATCTAAACGCTGGTTACCCTTTAACGCAAAATGCATGTAACCATTGGTAAAGCGTGTATCTACACCGGTTAAAGGATTATGGCTGTACAGTAACGATACCCTGGCCATATTACCGGCATTGATAAAATTATAGCTCGCGGCAAATATGGTTGAACCCGGATATTGGTTAAGCAGCTGCGAAAACAATACATAACTATTTTGCACATAATACAGATCGACGCTGTTATGCTGATCCAGGAAAACAGATGCCTTTGCCCCGCGGCCAAATAAGGAATAATCAAGGCTCTCCATCAGGTTGCCTACCGTAACACCGAAATACTTGTTATTATAATTTAACCAGGTATTGTATCCGTCTAATGCATGTTGCTTATCATAGTAGTTCAAATTAAGATTATAGCCCAGGTGGCTGTCGGCATTTGGGGCAATGTTACCGTTTGCCAAGAATGAATAAAATGAATAAGAACGGTTTATAGCCGTATAACTCAGCTCGGCAGTGTTGCTTAACTGGTTAAAATACTGGCCGGTTGCGGCAGTCTGTTCGCGTTTATTATTACCAATTTCGGCAATCTGCAATGTGGCTATTGCCAGGCTGTTTCCATTATCATCTGTACATTCAATCGTTACATTATAATTGGTAGAATAGTTGGTATTTCCACTCAAAAGTTTGGCTTCAAATTCTATCATTTGATCAGAGCTTGCATCAAGCACAATATTCCTAATTGGTGTAACTATCTGTATTCCAGATGGATTTATAGTCAATTTTAGATTAACATTTACTGATGAAAACCCTCTGTTGGCACAATGCAGCTTAAAGTTTGCCAGCCCCGTT
Coding sequences within:
- a CDS encoding SdrD B-like domain-containing protein translates to MIFIEFPFYSFSQSTGVSCSFISDTVVVGYGQTFSNKIRFENKTSQAITLFQSTTTADVLLKLPDTVRLNPGASATFPVKYFASQALLSGSAGGIKVGYTNQLNGQKVEAFFMVKVNQPNKIFINLPEPIVYLNSVTGLANFKLHCANRGFSSVNVNLKLTINPSGIQIVTPIRNIVLDASSDQMIEFEAKLLSGNTNYSTNYNVTIECTDDNGNSLAIATLQIAEIGNNKREQTAATGQYFNQLSNTAELSYTAINRSYSFYSFLANGNIAPNADSHLGYNLNLNYYDKQHALDGYNTWLNYNNKYFGVTVGNLMESLDYSLFGRGAKASVFLDQHNSVDLYYVQNSYVLFSQLLNQYPGSTIFAASYNFINAGNMARVSLLYSHNPLTGVDTRFTNGYMHFALKGNQRLDVKAGYSNEQEPSTGESHNGVAGGFVYSYRPTRWDLSLNNYYSSAYYSGLQRGTTQLDNFLGYHFTPKTTLFGHYELIKNSPKYLIDTLTIAGFYNNTLKYELGLNLNFRALNITLHPYWYKQDINQTYSTQYIQVNGPLSSKSIRTGLDINYALGRGQQLTALTDFGYTRSDNPQLTNQHYTGFRINTNYFNKWWGMSVLLQNAPYYLAEEIATTYNNQKQRYHNYSFGPNVHFTAFNNKLSVSANDYLNFTSYNIKRNNALNGQVYYRVKGGWQLSGQVFYNTYPSYVNSYNLQTRVGISKQFIRTSTPGTHSLQLQFFDDENNDGIFNSNDKAIEGLVINIAAEKSTNNSDLTTISDKSGVVKYSNLQNAVYELSVVRGNGWHLAQKLTVDLVHNQKMMIPLVRSGWLKGVITPVKQEYTTSKPNLEGLRVVAVDDKNQTFTTLTNEFGEFELALPVNNYRISVDVDNQKYSISNPNQVVFIDQKVKKEVTFSLVDQAHKVIVKQF